The Cystobacter ferrugineus genome includes a window with the following:
- a CDS encoding archease: MHAETQPPGGGERSWGHLRHGSDIGVWGRGRTLEEAFERAGVALCAVMTEPSRVEPREAVAVCCEAPDVEVLFSDWLNALVYEMAARRMLFSRFEVHLADGRLEGRAWGEPVDVARHEPAVEVKAATLTGLRVKREEDGGWYAQCVVDV, translated from the coding sequence ATGCACGCCGAAACGCAGCCACCCGGCGGTGGGGAACGCTCCTGGGGCCATCTGCGCCATGGCTCGGACATCGGCGTCTGGGGCCGGGGCCGGACGCTGGAGGAGGCCTTCGAGCGGGCGGGCGTGGCGCTCTGTGCCGTGATGACGGAGCCCTCGCGTGTGGAGCCGCGCGAGGCGGTGGCGGTGTGCTGCGAGGCGCCGGACGTGGAGGTGCTCTTCTCGGACTGGCTCAACGCGCTCGTCTACGAGATGGCGGCGCGGCGGATGCTCTTCAGCCGCTTCGAGGTGCACCTCGCGGACGGGCGGCTCGAGGGCCGGGCGTGGGGGGAGCCGGTGGACGTGGCGCGGCACGAACCGGCGGTGGAGGTGAAGGCGGCGACGCTGACGGGCCTGAGGGTGAAGCGGGAGGAGGACGGCGGGTGGTACGCGCAGTGCGTGGTCGACGTGTGA
- a CDS encoding pentapeptide repeat-containing protein yields MGWLENVRMEDKEIADERLELTDKNSLYFLGPNLSLRNCTVILKVSARNLIIVGARFIDCTFEVKQELKNHQQWVKASLKGCRFKGRLTGCDFGHWPDYGTGWEHGAIEDCDFTEARLDGCRIMGSDPATLRFPRWPCFTILDPIGRAPELRSVKWPGRFGRIVIEDLHKQSAPTRALTLSATVEAKHFDTTPEEFRAVVERFDFILY; encoded by the coding sequence ATGGGGTGGCTGGAGAACGTCCGCATGGAGGACAAGGAGATTGCAGACGAGCGACTGGAGTTGACGGACAAGAATTCGCTCTATTTCCTTGGCCCCAACCTGTCGCTTAGAAACTGCACCGTCATCCTGAAAGTCTCCGCCAGGAACTTGATCATCGTTGGGGCACGGTTCATTGACTGCACCTTCGAGGTGAAGCAGGAGCTAAAAAACCATCAACAATGGGTGAAAGCCTCCCTCAAGGGGTGCCGCTTCAAGGGACGCCTGACGGGGTGCGACTTCGGGCACTGGCCCGACTACGGCACAGGTTGGGAGCACGGGGCCATCGAGGACTGCGACTTCACCGAGGCCCGTCTGGATGGCTGCCGCATCATGGGTTCGGACCCTGCCACCCTTCGCTTTCCCAGGTGGCCCTGCTTCACCATCTTGGACCCCATCGGGCGAGCCCCCGAATTGCGCAGCGTCAAGTGGCCGGGCCGATTTGGCCGTATCGTTATCGAGGACCTGCACAAGCAATCGGCCCCCACGAGAGCATTGACCTTGTCCGCTACGGTCGAGGCAAAGCACTTCGATACTACCCCGGAAGAATTCCGCGCCGTCGTCGAAAGGTTTGACTTCATCCTCTACTGA
- a CDS encoding dienelactone hydrolase family protein codes for MAMEREVWVKAGEARLGGTLAVPERAQGLVIFAHGSGSSRHSPRNRYVAYSLRMAGLGTLLFDLLTEDEEAEDALTAGLRFDIGFLARRLGKVTDWVFQHPELSRRRVGYFGSSTGAAAALVAAADRTEAIGAVVSRGGRPDLAGDSLERVQAPTLLIVGGADDIVLDLNQEALERLHSPKALEVIPGATHLFPEPGALERVAKLAGDWFVRFLGGALELEARP; via the coding sequence ATGGCGATGGAACGGGAAGTCTGGGTGAAGGCGGGAGAGGCGAGGCTGGGCGGGACGCTCGCGGTACCGGAGAGAGCGCAGGGGCTGGTCATCTTCGCGCACGGCAGTGGGAGCAGCCGGCACAGTCCGCGCAACCGCTACGTGGCCTACTCGCTGCGGATGGCGGGGTTGGGGACGCTGCTGTTCGATCTGCTGACGGAGGACGAGGAGGCGGAGGACGCGCTCACGGCGGGGCTGCGCTTCGACATCGGCTTCCTGGCGAGGCGGCTGGGGAAGGTGACGGACTGGGTGTTCCAGCATCCGGAGTTGAGCCGCCGGCGGGTGGGCTACTTCGGCTCGAGCACGGGGGCGGCGGCGGCGTTGGTGGCGGCGGCGGACCGGACGGAGGCCATCGGGGCGGTGGTGTCGCGGGGCGGAAGGCCGGACCTGGCGGGGGACTCGCTGGAGCGGGTGCAGGCGCCGACACTGCTCATCGTGGGCGGAGCGGATGACATCGTGCTGGACCTGAACCAGGAGGCGCTGGAGCGGTTGCACTCACCCAAGGCGCTGGAAGTGATTCCGGGAGCGACGCACCTGTTCCCCGAGCCGGGCGCGCTGGAGCGGGTGGCGAAGCTGGCGGGGGACTGGTTCGTGCGCTTCCTCGGCGGCGCGCTGGAACTCGAGGCGAGGCCCTGA
- a CDS encoding RtcB family protein, translating to MDLARVSRHAEAEWWVEPHGAMRVPAVVYASEPLMREMDEKVYEQACNVASLPGIVKAAYAMPDAHWGYGFPIGGVAAFDEEEGVISAGGVGFDISCGVRLLETPLTREQLEPFKQALADALYHEVPVGMGRTGRVHLDDAELDAMLAGGARWAVEQGYGAWEDLPRIEEGGCMAGARPESVSRRARSRQADEMGTLGSGNHYLEVQHVARVEDARLAEAYGLREGQVVVSIHCGSRGLGHQIGTEYLREMSLEAARHGLTLPDRELACAPIRSDVGREYLGAMRAAINCALANREIITHLVRRAFERVTGVSGLRLLFDVSHNTCKVEEHEVDGKRRRLFVHRKGATRAFGPGHPDLPPGLREVGQPVLIGGSMGTASYVLAGTEESEARAFSSSAHGAGRSHSRHDALRLWRGREVVDSLASRGILIRSPSMRGVAEEAPGAYKNVVEVVDAAEVAGLSHKVARLEPLACIKG from the coding sequence ATGGACCTGGCACGGGTGAGCAGGCACGCGGAAGCGGAGTGGTGGGTGGAGCCGCACGGGGCGATGCGGGTACCGGCGGTGGTGTACGCCTCCGAGCCGCTGATGCGGGAGATGGACGAGAAGGTGTACGAGCAGGCCTGCAACGTGGCGAGCCTGCCGGGCATCGTGAAGGCGGCGTACGCGATGCCGGACGCGCACTGGGGCTACGGCTTTCCCATCGGCGGGGTGGCGGCCTTCGACGAGGAGGAGGGCGTCATCTCGGCGGGCGGGGTGGGCTTCGACATCTCCTGCGGCGTGCGGCTGCTGGAGACGCCGCTGACGCGCGAGCAACTGGAGCCCTTCAAGCAGGCGCTGGCGGACGCGCTCTACCACGAGGTGCCGGTGGGGATGGGGCGCACGGGCCGGGTGCACCTGGACGACGCGGAGCTGGACGCGATGCTGGCGGGGGGTGCTCGCTGGGCGGTGGAGCAGGGCTACGGCGCGTGGGAGGACCTGCCGCGCATCGAGGAGGGCGGGTGCATGGCGGGAGCGCGTCCCGAGTCCGTGTCGCGCCGGGCACGCTCCAGGCAGGCGGACGAGATGGGCACGCTGGGCTCGGGCAACCACTACCTCGAGGTGCAGCACGTGGCGCGGGTGGAGGACGCACGCCTGGCGGAGGCGTACGGGCTGCGCGAGGGGCAGGTGGTGGTGAGCATCCACTGCGGCTCTCGCGGGCTGGGGCACCAGATTGGCACCGAGTACCTGCGGGAGATGTCATTGGAGGCCGCGCGGCACGGGCTGACGCTGCCGGACCGGGAGCTGGCGTGCGCGCCCATCCGCTCGGACGTGGGCCGCGAGTACCTGGGGGCGATGCGGGCGGCCATCAACTGCGCGCTGGCCAACCGGGAAATCATCACGCACCTGGTGCGGCGGGCGTTCGAGCGGGTGACGGGCGTGTCCGGGCTGCGGTTGCTCTTCGACGTGTCCCACAACACGTGCAAGGTGGAGGAGCACGAGGTGGACGGGAAGCGGCGCAGGCTCTTCGTGCACCGCAAGGGGGCGACGCGGGCGTTCGGCCCGGGGCACCCGGACTTGCCACCGGGGCTGCGCGAGGTGGGGCAGCCGGTGCTGATCGGCGGGAGCATGGGGACGGCGTCGTACGTGCTGGCGGGGACGGAGGAGAGCGAGGCGAGGGCCTTCAGCTCCTCCGCACACGGGGCGGGGCGGAGCCACAGCCGCCACGACGCGCTCCGGCTCTGGCGGGGGAGGGAGGTGGTGGATTCGCTGGCGAGCAGGGGCATTCTCATCCGGAGCCCGTCCATGAGGGGCGTGGCCGAGGAGGCTCCGGGGGCCTACAAGAACGTGGTGGAGGTGGTGGACGCGGCGGAGGTCGCGGGGCTGTCGCACAAGGTGGCGAGGCTCGAGCCGCTGGCGTGCATCAAGGGTTGA
- a CDS encoding xanthine dehydrogenase family protein molybdopterin-binding subunit gives MSARIERRVVLQGALMLAFSLAGSPGLSAQTAPGKLPGDLERNPQLDAWLRIGADGVVTLKTGKVELGQGVLTAFAQLCADELDVELSRLAIVSGDTRHSPRQGATAGSMSMPEGGVAVRAVSAEARALLLAMAGERLGVPVSRLTVQDGTITDSAGGKSITYWRLMEGHAWNRRATGTVAPKPAAARRYIGRPVARVDLPGKLTGEPSFVHDLRPAQLVHGRVVRAPSPGATLLEADVDSVRNMPGVLEVVRDGDFLGVIAAKEWQAHKAVTRLAASSRWREHARLPKDPHAWLLGQKTQDKVIEHTERPEGPAPARTLEASYRRPYVMHGAIGPSCAVAHWDGDVLTLHSHSQTIFETSAAIAKMLGLPAEKVWGRHLSGSGCYGHNGADDAAADAALLARALPGRPVRVQWSRQDEHTWEPYGPAMVTKVRASVDAAGDVLDWTYELWSTSHGTRPGGDPGNLLAGRSLATPFPQPVPRNGGPPNYAADRNAIPLYTFPGRKVTTHFVTEMPVRTSSHRALGAHANVFSIESFMDELAHAAGVDPLTYRLRHLEDPRAKDVLRKAAALLGTSARPPHHGWGLAFARYKNLASYCAVGLEVFVEPTTHAIRVTRAVLAADAGEIVNPDGLTNQLEGGLIQTLSWSLKEEVRYDARRILSRDWSSYPVLTFSEVPPVEVALIDRPGEPFLGAGEAAQGPTAAALANAVFDATGLRARELPLTPQRLAALREAARR, from the coding sequence ATGAGCGCGCGCATCGAGCGGCGAGTGGTGCTCCAGGGCGCGCTGATGCTGGCCTTCTCCCTGGCGGGTTCGCCGGGACTCTCGGCCCAGACAGCCCCTGGAAAGCTCCCCGGAGATCTCGAGCGCAATCCCCAGCTCGACGCCTGGTTGCGCATTGGCGCGGACGGCGTGGTCACGCTCAAGACGGGCAAGGTGGAGCTGGGCCAGGGCGTGCTGACGGCCTTCGCGCAGCTATGCGCCGACGAGCTGGACGTCGAGCTGTCACGGCTGGCCATCGTCTCCGGAGACACCCGGCACTCGCCCCGCCAGGGAGCCACGGCGGGGAGCATGTCCATGCCCGAAGGCGGCGTGGCGGTGCGCGCGGTCTCCGCCGAGGCGCGCGCGCTCCTGCTGGCCATGGCCGGCGAGCGGCTGGGTGTCCCGGTGAGCCGGTTGACGGTCCAGGACGGCACCATCACCGACTCAGCCGGGGGCAAGTCCATCACCTATTGGCGCTTGATGGAGGGCCATGCCTGGAACCGGAGGGCGACGGGCACCGTCGCGCCCAAGCCCGCCGCCGCGCGGCGCTACATCGGCCGGCCCGTCGCACGCGTGGATCTCCCTGGCAAGCTCACGGGCGAGCCGAGCTTCGTGCACGACCTGCGTCCCGCCCAGTTGGTGCATGGCCGCGTCGTGCGGGCCCCCTCCCCGGGCGCGACGCTGCTCGAAGCCGACGTGGACTCGGTGCGAAACATGCCGGGAGTGCTCGAGGTGGTGCGCGACGGGGACTTCCTGGGTGTCATCGCGGCGAAGGAGTGGCAGGCCCACAAGGCGGTGACGCGGCTCGCGGCGAGCTCCCGGTGGCGGGAACACGCCCGTCTGCCGAAGGACCCCCATGCCTGGCTGCTGGGACAGAAGACCCAGGACAAGGTCATCGAGCACACCGAGCGCCCGGAGGGTCCCGCTCCGGCGCGGACCCTGGAGGCGAGCTATCGCCGCCCGTACGTGATGCACGGCGCCATCGGCCCGTCGTGCGCGGTGGCGCACTGGGATGGGGACGTGCTGACGCTCCACTCCCACAGCCAGACCATCTTCGAGACGAGCGCGGCGATCGCGAAGATGCTGGGACTGCCCGCGGAGAAGGTGTGGGGCCGGCACCTGAGCGGCTCGGGCTGCTACGGCCACAACGGAGCGGATGATGCCGCCGCGGACGCCGCGCTCCTGGCCCGCGCCCTGCCCGGCCGCCCCGTCCGGGTGCAGTGGTCGCGCCAGGACGAGCACACGTGGGAGCCCTATGGCCCGGCGATGGTGACGAAGGTGCGCGCCAGCGTGGACGCGGCGGGCGACGTGCTCGACTGGACGTACGAGCTGTGGTCCACGTCGCATGGCACGCGCCCGGGGGGAGACCCGGGCAACCTGCTCGCGGGCCGCTCCCTGGCCACGCCCTTTCCCCAGCCCGTCCCCAGGAACGGCGGGCCGCCCAACTACGCCGCCGACCGCAACGCCATCCCGCTCTACACTTTTCCCGGGCGAAAGGTGACCACGCACTTCGTCACCGAGATGCCCGTGCGGACCTCGTCCCACCGCGCGCTCGGCGCCCACGCGAATGTCTTCTCCATCGAGAGCTTCATGGACGAGCTGGCCCACGCGGCGGGCGTGGATCCACTCACCTACCGGCTGCGCCACCTGGAGGATCCCCGCGCGAAGGACGTCCTGCGCAAGGCGGCCGCGCTCCTGGGCACCTCCGCCCGCCCGCCCCACCATGGGTGGGGCCTCGCCTTCGCGCGCTACAAGAACCTCGCGAGCTACTGCGCCGTGGGCCTCGAGGTCTTCGTGGAGCCCACCACCCACGCGATCCGGGTGACGCGGGCCGTGCTGGCCGCCGACGCGGGAGAGATCGTCAATCCCGACGGGCTCACCAACCAGCTCGAGGGCGGCCTCATCCAGACCCTGAGCTGGAGTCTCAAGGAGGAGGTCCGTTACGACGCGCGGCGCATCCTCTCGCGCGATTGGAGCAGCTACCCGGTGCTCACCTTCTCGGAGGTGCCGCCCGTGGAGGTCGCGCTCATCGACCGCCCGGGCGAGCCCTTCCTGGGAGCTGGAGAGGCCGCGCAGGGGCCCACGGCGGCGGCCCTGGCCAACGCCGTCTTCGACGCGACGGGCCTCCGGGCGCGCGAGCTGCCCCTGACGCCCCAGCGCCTGGCCGCGCTCCGCGAGGCGGCCAGGCGGTGA
- a CDS encoding (2Fe-2S)-binding protein, whose translation MAFTLTVNGATHSIDTDEDTPLLYVLRDELGLNGAKYGCGVGQCGACTVLSDGAPLRSCFVPAASLSGRAITTLEGLRAPDGTPHPLQRAFLAEQAGQCAYCIPGMILAAEALLREKPAPTEAEIRTALDANLCRCGSHNRIVRAIQRAAAERQR comes from the coding sequence ATGGCCTTCACGCTGACCGTCAATGGAGCCACCCACTCCATCGACACCGACGAGGACACGCCCCTGCTCTACGTCCTGCGCGACGAGCTGGGGCTGAATGGCGCGAAATATGGCTGCGGCGTGGGCCAGTGTGGCGCCTGCACCGTGCTGAGCGATGGCGCCCCCCTGCGCTCGTGTTTCGTTCCCGCCGCCTCGCTGAGTGGCCGCGCGATCACGACGCTCGAAGGACTGCGTGCACCGGATGGGACGCCGCACCCGCTCCAGCGCGCCTTCCTGGCCGAGCAGGCAGGGCAGTGCGCGTACTGCATTCCGGGGATGATCCTCGCGGCCGAGGCGCTGCTGCGGGAAAAGCCCGCGCCGACCGAGGCGGAGATCCGCACCGCCCTGGACGCCAACCTGTGCCGGTGCGGCTCGCACAACCGCATCGTGCGCGCCATCCAGCGCGCCGCGGCGGAGCGCCAGCGATGA
- a CDS encoding sterol desaturase family protein produces the protein MPDTPIDLTLYAIPAFIFLMAVEGLYLWRHRESGLQGYATRDTAASLSMGLGYSAINMVWKGIAFAFYTALYQLTPLRLGTGPLVWVALLFADDLCYYWFHRIHHESRFFWASHVVHHSSEHYNLSTALRQTWTPMTNTLFWAPLALLGFHPVMIVIQQAISLLYQFWIHTEAVGRLGPLEWVLNTPSHHRVHHGSNPRYLDRNYAGIFIIWDRLFGTFQAEDERPVYGLTHNIKTYNPLRIAFHEFAAILRDVRRPAPLRVRLGLVFRGPGWKAPGDNTESLPAPTASAGEHVSSA, from the coding sequence ATGCCCGACACGCCCATCGATCTCACCCTGTACGCCATCCCGGCGTTCATCTTCCTGATGGCCGTGGAAGGGCTCTACCTCTGGCGCCACCGCGAGTCGGGCCTCCAGGGCTATGCCACCCGGGACACCGCGGCCAGCCTGTCCATGGGGCTCGGCTACTCGGCCATCAACATGGTGTGGAAGGGCATCGCCTTCGCCTTCTACACCGCGCTCTACCAGCTCACCCCGCTACGGCTGGGCACCGGGCCGCTCGTCTGGGTCGCCCTGCTGTTCGCCGACGACCTCTGCTACTACTGGTTCCACCGCATCCATCACGAGTCGCGCTTCTTCTGGGCCTCGCACGTGGTGCACCACTCCAGCGAGCACTACAACCTGTCCACCGCCCTGCGCCAGACGTGGACGCCCATGACGAACACGCTGTTCTGGGCCCCGCTCGCCCTGCTCGGCTTCCACCCGGTGATGATCGTCATCCAGCAGGCCATCAGCCTGCTCTACCAGTTCTGGATCCACACCGAGGCGGTGGGCCGGCTGGGGCCCCTGGAGTGGGTGCTCAACACGCCCTCGCATCACCGCGTGCACCACGGCTCCAACCCGCGCTACCTGGACCGCAACTACGCCGGCATCTTCATCATCTGGGATCGGCTCTTCGGCACCTTCCAGGCGGAGGACGAGCGCCCCGTCTACGGCCTCACCCACAACATCAAGACGTACAACCCGCTGCGCATCGCCTTCCACGAGTTCGCCGCCATCCTGCGCGACGTGCGCCGCCCCGCCCCGCTGCGCGTCCGCCTGGGCCTCGTGTTCCGGGGGCCTGGCTGGAAGGCCCCCGGCGACAACACCGAGTCCCTCCCGGCCCCAACGGCCTCCGCGGGCGAGCACGTCTCCTCCGCGTGA
- a CDS encoding TetR/AcrR family transcriptional regulator codes for MSDSFLPIDDAPPARRTQQERRDSTRQKLLDATVECLVELGYARTTTIAVAQRAEVSHGALFKHFPTKAALLAAAVERLFPRLIARYRAELADLPAAPEDRIAEAIERLWFIYQRPELLAAIELYVAARTDAELAAALSVVDPPHRRHLHHVARELFPEVADAHPGFDSLVELILNAVQGAAVGGAALPPNPDHRGMLTLLVQLSRRAFSAPA; via the coding sequence ATGTCCGATTCGTTTCTCCCCATCGACGACGCGCCGCCTGCCCGGCGCACCCAGCAGGAGCGCCGGGATTCCACGCGCCAGAAGCTGCTGGACGCCACCGTCGAGTGCCTCGTGGAGCTGGGCTATGCGCGGACGACCACGATCGCGGTCGCCCAGCGCGCCGAGGTGTCCCACGGGGCCCTGTTCAAGCACTTCCCCACCAAGGCGGCGCTGCTGGCGGCGGCGGTCGAGCGCCTCTTCCCCCGCCTGATCGCCCGCTACCGCGCCGAACTCGCCGACCTCCCGGCCGCTCCAGAGGATCGCATCGCCGAGGCCATCGAACGGCTGTGGTTCATCTACCAGCGGCCCGAGCTGCTCGCCGCCATCGAGCTGTACGTCGCCGCGCGCACCGACGCCGAGCTGGCCGCGGCCCTGAGCGTGGTGGATCCGCCCCACCGCCGCCACCTGCACCACGTGGCGCGCGAGCTCTTCCCCGAGGTCGCCGACGCCCACCCCGGCTTCGATTCGCTCGTCGAGCTCATCCTCAACGCCGTGCAGGGGGCGGCCGTGGGCGGCGCGGCCCTGCCTCCCAATCCAGACCACCGGGGGATGCTCACCCTGCTCGTCCAGCTCTCCCGCCGCGCCTTCTCCGCCCCCGCATAA
- a CDS encoding Isoquinoline 1-oxidoreductase subunit: MLRALSTACVLLVGCKNAARPPPPPEPAPRTGSEEARLPPLRPVSDFSTIADPQARSIALFTEAGRVITHPRCTNCHPADGVPRQGLEQRRHLPAVSGGESGHGPPGLPCTACHQAVNLPVVGETLRGVPGNPKWALAPAEMAWVGRSLGSICAQLKDPARNGGKDLARLHHHMAEDVLVAWGWNPGPGLQAVPGTQRAFGELIQAWIDTGAHCPEP; this comes from the coding sequence ATGCTTCGGGCGTTGAGCACGGCCTGCGTGCTCCTCGTGGGGTGCAAGAACGCCGCGCGGCCACCGCCTCCCCCGGAGCCGGCCCCGCGTACCGGGAGCGAGGAAGCGCGCCTTCCTCCGCTCCGGCCCGTGTCGGACTTCTCCACCATCGCCGATCCCCAGGCCCGTTCGATCGCGCTCTTCACCGAGGCCGGCCGGGTCATCACCCATCCGCGGTGCACCAACTGTCACCCGGCGGACGGTGTGCCGCGCCAGGGGCTGGAGCAGCGGCGCCACCTTCCCGCGGTGTCCGGTGGGGAGAGTGGCCATGGCCCTCCGGGACTGCCCTGCACGGCGTGCCATCAGGCGGTCAACCTCCCCGTGGTGGGCGAGACGCTGCGCGGCGTCCCCGGCAATCCCAAGTGGGCCCTGGCGCCGGCGGAGATGGCCTGGGTGGGCAGGTCCCTGGGCTCCATCTGCGCGCAGCTCAAGGATCCGGCGCGCAACGGCGGCAAGGACCTGGCACGACTCCACCACCACATGGCCGAGGACGTGCTGGTCGCCTGGGGGTGGAATCCGGGGCCCGGGCTCCAGGCGGTGCCCGGTACGCAGCGGGCCTTCGGGGAGCTCATCCAGGCGTGGATCGACACGGGAGCCCACTGTCCGGAGCCCTGA
- a CDS encoding phosphoribosyltransferase: protein MRFRNRTDAGQRLAALLTGYRAESPLVLGLPRGGVPVAYEVARALGAPLDVWVVRKVGAPGHAELGLGAVAEGGGLFLDREMMRSLGYSESEVSRVAERETNEVTARVARFRGSRPAPRLEGRTVILVDDGVATGGTMRAAIGALRERRPGKIVLAVPVGAVESLDSLRAEVDDLVCVHPAAFMMAVGEFYDNFRQTSDEEVRELLARARGERPETGGPETALDSGDTWWV from the coding sequence ATGCGCTTTCGAAACAGGACGGACGCGGGCCAGCGATTGGCGGCCCTGCTGACAGGGTATCGGGCCGAGTCGCCCCTGGTGCTCGGCCTGCCGCGCGGTGGTGTTCCAGTGGCCTACGAGGTCGCCCGGGCGCTCGGCGCGCCGCTGGACGTGTGGGTGGTGCGCAAGGTGGGGGCGCCGGGACACGCGGAGCTGGGGCTGGGCGCGGTGGCCGAGGGCGGGGGGCTCTTCCTGGACCGGGAAATGATGCGCTCGCTGGGCTACTCCGAGTCGGAGGTGTCGCGGGTGGCCGAGCGCGAGACGAACGAGGTGACGGCCCGCGTCGCGCGCTTCCGGGGCTCGCGTCCCGCCCCACGGCTCGAGGGGCGCACGGTCATCCTGGTGGACGACGGCGTGGCCACGGGCGGCACGATGCGCGCGGCCATCGGGGCGTTGAGGGAGCGGCGGCCGGGGAAGATCGTCCTCGCGGTGCCGGTGGGCGCGGTGGAGTCGCTGGACTCGCTGCGCGCCGAGGTGGACGACCTGGTCTGCGTGCACCCGGCCGCGTTCATGATGGCGGTGGGCGAGTTCTACGACAACTTCCGTCAGACCTCGGACGAGGAGGTGCGGGAGCTGCTGGCGCGGGCGCGGGGCGAGCGCCCGGAGACGGGTGGTCCCGAGACGGCGCTGGATTCCGGGGACACCTGGTGGGTTTGA
- a CDS encoding aminopeptidase P family protein → MQDKPLALEQPVTSEPQQPASPPKQNSYDSAPPPALLDFMMKDWKPASTKVPPRLKHAESFLARRRALSKLFPGETLVIPTGHEKVRANDTTYRFRPGSDFYYLTGNLEPDCVLVMEPKAGGGHTDILFVEPNPGRSDPTFFTDRVKGELWVGPRLGVEQSKARFGIDECRGLPELPARLSSLRGAAIHPWRVLRGFSAKVDGVLPEQTERDRALATALSEMRLIKDAQEIRELSAVIASTHRGFEDVIRSLRSAQSERTVEGIFNLRAREEGNDVGYGTIAASGQHACVLHWTRNDGKLEPGELLLLDAGVEGNSLYTADITRTMPISGRFTKEQREIYSLVSEAQKAAFKAIKPGVDFMEPNRVAMRVLAHGLERLRILPTSAEEALKDENQFYKRYSLHNISHMLGLDVHDCAQARQEAYKYGKLQPGMVLTVEPGLYFQSDDLTVPAKYRGIGVRIEDDVVVTARGMRNLSEAIPREAEEIEDWMARVWKESDKSSKKTGGKRGAGKKR, encoded by the coding sequence ATGCAAGACAAACCGCTCGCCCTCGAACAGCCCGTGACGTCCGAGCCCCAGCAGCCGGCGTCCCCGCCGAAGCAGAACAGCTACGACAGCGCGCCCCCGCCCGCGCTGCTGGACTTCATGATGAAGGACTGGAAGCCGGCCTCCACGAAGGTGCCGCCCCGCCTCAAGCACGCGGAGTCCTTCCTGGCGCGGCGCCGGGCCCTGTCCAAGCTGTTTCCCGGGGAGACGCTCGTCATTCCCACCGGGCACGAGAAGGTGCGCGCCAACGACACCACCTACCGCTTCCGGCCCGGCAGCGACTTCTACTACCTGACGGGCAACCTGGAGCCGGACTGCGTGCTGGTGATGGAGCCCAAGGCGGGCGGCGGCCACACGGACATCCTGTTCGTGGAGCCCAACCCCGGCCGGAGCGATCCCACCTTCTTCACGGATCGCGTGAAGGGCGAGCTGTGGGTCGGCCCCCGGCTGGGCGTGGAGCAGAGCAAGGCCCGCTTCGGCATCGACGAGTGCCGGGGGCTGCCCGAACTGCCCGCGCGGCTGTCGTCCCTGCGCGGCGCGGCGATCCACCCCTGGCGCGTGCTCCGGGGCTTCTCCGCGAAGGTGGACGGCGTGCTGCCCGAGCAGACCGAGAGGGATCGGGCGCTCGCCACGGCGCTCTCCGAGATGCGGCTCATCAAGGACGCGCAGGAAATCCGCGAGCTGTCCGCGGTCATCGCCTCCACGCACCGGGGCTTCGAGGACGTGATCCGCTCGCTGCGCTCCGCCCAGAGCGAGCGCACGGTGGAGGGCATCTTCAACCTGCGCGCCCGGGAAGAAGGCAACGACGTGGGCTACGGCACCATCGCCGCCTCGGGCCAGCACGCCTGCGTCCTCCACTGGACGCGCAACGACGGGAAGCTCGAGCCCGGAGAGCTGCTGCTCTTGGACGCGGGCGTGGAGGGCAACTCGCTCTACACCGCGGACATCACCCGCACGATGCCCATCAGTGGTCGCTTCACCAAGGAACAGCGGGAGATCTACTCCCTGGTGTCCGAGGCCCAGAAGGCGGCGTTCAAGGCGATCAAACCGGGCGTCGACTTCATGGAGCCCAACCGCGTGGCGATGCGGGTGCTCGCGCATGGCCTGGAGCGCCTGCGCATCCTGCCCACCTCCGCCGAGGAGGCGCTCAAGGACGAGAACCAGTTCTACAAGCGCTACTCGCTGCACAACATCAGCCACATGCTCGGGCTGGACGTGCATGACTGCGCGCAGGCGCGGCAGGAGGCCTACAAGTACGGCAAGCTCCAGCCCGGCATGGTGCTCACCGTGGAGCCCGGCCTGTACTTCCAGAGCGATGACCTGACCGTGCCGGCGAAGTACCGCGGCATCGGCGTGCGCATCGAGGACGACGTCGTGGTCACCGCGCGAGGCATGCGCAACCTCTCCGAGGCCATTCCCCGCGAGGCGGAAGAGATCGAGGACTGGATGGCCCGCGTCTGGAAGGAGAGCGACAAGAGCAGCAAGAAGACCGGCGGCAAGCGCGGGGCCGGGAAGAAGCGCTAG